The region ATTCCACCGTCCATGGAAAAAGAAGAGCGCTACGCTGATGCAATAGCCCGCGGACAGCGCTGCTTTCCCGGCGCACTGGGGAATTTCGCTCTCAATATAGGAAAGACATATGCAATCCACGGTACCCAAAACCTCGACAGTATTGGTCGCCGCAGCAGCAGTGGTTGTATACGTACAGAAAATGCGGTATCAGAGCACTTGTACAGGCTCATGCGAGAAGGTGATGCTGTTTATATAGTAGAAGATGAGGAACACTTCACCCAAATGGTAGATCAACCACGTCAGGAGTAATAAGTTCCACACTTGACATACTTGAGTTGAATAATCTAACCCTGTTAGCAAGCAGCATTGCTATCTTGCCCGCAAGTACTCACGTGGGTAAACTGAGAATACGAGCTTTGCCGCTTTCAATAGCTATAGTGTGCTCAAATTGCGCAGAAAGGGCACCATCGCAGGTGCGCGCTGTCCATCGGTCTTGCGGATCCAGAACTGTGCGCCAGTTACGATTCTGATTGATCATAGGCTCAACGGTAAATACCATACCATTTTCCAAAAATGGCAAAGGGTTCTTGGCGCTATAGTGAAGAACTGCTGGCTCCTCGTGGAAGTTTTCACCTATGCCATGTCCACAGTATTCACGCACGACTGAATAGCCAAACTTTTTAACGTATTTTTCAATAGCATCACCAATAACGTTGAAACGACGTCCTGCCTCCACCGCCTCAATGCCTCGCAACATAGCACTCTCAACCCGCTTTACAAAAATGCTAGTAGAATTACTTGTATCACCTACCAGGAAAGTGCGAGAGGTGTCGCCGTGATAGCCATCTAATATAACGGTAATGTCGATATTGACTATATCACCCTCTTGTAGAATCTCATCTTTACTGGGAATGCCGTGACAGACCACATTGTTAACGGAGGTACATATATGTTTTGGAAAACCACGGTAGTTAAGTGGTGCCGCTATGGCTCCGGCTGAGCTGATGGCCTCGGCGCACTGCTGATCCAATGATTCTGTGCTGACTCCTGGAACAACTTGGGGTTCTATGTCTTGTAATATCTGCGCCGCCAGACGGGCGGACTTTTCTATAGATGCTATTTCAGATCGGGAGTAGAGCCGTATCTGTGGCACTGATTGATTCCTCATAATATAGATATCCTTGTATTGGTAAGCGTTGCAACTATAAAAAATATATCATACCATAAAGCACCTGAAAATATAACTTTTCCACACCACAGATGAGGAACAAATCTTAGAGTGCGATAGTCTGGTGCACGTTATTGAAACCATGATAATCTTGACGGAACAATATCTACGTACAGGGGTACCCCAATGGCCAAGATTTTTTTTGCTATCTTTCTGATCACCATTTGCTCAACAGCGTCATCACTGGCCAATGACACTTTACCACCGGTTGAGCTTGATCGAGTACAGGTAGGAGTAGTAATCAAACCGGACACTATAGTTACTCCGCTTTTTGTTCCACAGACACAACCACCCGGGATGAATATAATGGCCGTAGAGTTAGATGACTACACGGAAAGTGCTGAACTTATGCGCCGACCTTTGGAATACCAGGTGCTGGTAGAGCGTCCAGGTGGATGCCTCTTTTCATCACGCTTTGGTGCTGCCGTTGGTGCTGCCATGAGTGACGAAGGAAAAATACGGGCTGCCCGGCTCCACTATACTACCGGCAATTATCAGCAGGCGATAAATGTCTTAGAGAAAGTAGGGAGCTCTTCAGCCCACTACCCTATATCACTTTACTTACAAGCATTATCATGGAAGGAAAAAGACAACCTGGAGAAATCAGATGAATTATTTGGCCGTGCCGCTCGTTCATCATCGCCGGAAGTAGCAGCAGAGTCCTCACTGGCTTTGGCTATCAGTCGATACAATCAGGCAGATATGGAATATATAAAAATGGTTGAACGCTACATTCAGATTCGCTCTGATGCTGCAATGCCACCAGTACCTCGCCTGCTGCATCAAATAGCCCTCTATGACCAAGGTGACTTTCAATCATCTATAGAGGCAGCTCGTCATTTAGAATCCACTTCTGTAGAGCCCACCTCCATGTATTTTAAGGCACACGCCTTTGAGCGCGTTCAGCAGCCTGAAAAAGCTCTGGAGTCCTACTATGCTGCCTATGAGCTTGGGGTTGATGCAGCCTTGAACCACATAATTCACCTGGAGTTTGAGGATAGAAATGACGAAGCGGTTGTGAAACTGGCACAGGAGCGGTTGGATTTGGTAAATGACACTATCGCGCGCTATAGCACTATTAGCTCTGTACGACTAGGTAATCAAGAAAAAGCGAAATACTGGCATGGACGCATCATATCAGCACCGTTGAAAGCAGCTACGGCATATGACGCGTACATAGCCAGTCAAGATCAAAGTCTTCGAGATCACTTTGCCCAATCACTGGTGCGCCATACCACCTTTGAGCACCGCAATGAAGCTTACCTGCTGCTGGCTGAGCACTATCTGAACACAGGTCGATACCAAGAATCCTTGCGTCAAGCCCTTGAGCATATTGTCGTCAGTTCGTTGAGTCGGGAGAATCGCCGCGCCTACTACCTCTTCACCCTTATTAATCATAATCAACTGGAACAGTACCGTGAGGCACAAAACACCATAGCTGCAGGGCGTGACATATTTAACCCTGACATCCCACACTACGACCTGTGGGTTTACGAAAGTGCCAAGACAGCTTTGCTCATTGGAAACCTGGAACGAGCTAGCCAGCTTTATGATGCCGTAGGTAGTGATTCAACTTACTATCCCAGTGCGCGCTTTCACCGTGCTAACCTTCTTACACTGCGGGAGCGCTACAAAGAGGCAGAGAAAATATACAAAGAGTTGATAGAGTTGAACTTTCGTCCTGAAGATGTCCGCATCCAACTGGCTATTCTCTACAATAACTGGGGCAAATTTAAGCTGACGCTGGAGACAGTAGATGAATCTACTGGCCCTGGTGTCCAGCAGCGGGGACACGCTCTATTAAAACTTGGACGATTCTCTGAAGCCATCCGCTCCTACTATCTCTGTCGCCAACACTTCCATCGACAGACAGAAGAGCACCTAGAGTGTACATACTTTCAAGCACTTTCATCCTTCAATAACGATGACTACCACCGTGCCATTATCGTCCTTGAGAATTACTTTGATGAATTTCAGGCAAGTCCAATTTATCGGGAGAGGGCGATTCGCCTGGTCGGTGATGCATATTACAACGAGGGTAACTACGACCGTGCCCAAGAGTACTATCAGCAAATTGCCAACGAACGTTACCACAGTGGCTACTTCAGTAGCCTGATGATGCAGAATCAAGTAGAGGATGTGCGCGAGTACGTGGAACAACACTCTGAGTCCATGAGTCGACAGGAGCGTCAAAACGCCCACGTCTATCTTAGTCGTCGCTATATTGAGCTAGGTGATCTTGACCAAGCTCAGGAATACGCCCTGCAAGTAGGGAATGAGGATGCTATTGTCGGATTTGTACGTCACCTGGTAGAGCACGGAAATCACCAGCAAGCACTAAATGTCGCTGGAGATCACCACGATCAATTTCCTTCCCTTCGGTACTACATGGGACTTGCTCATTACCGGCAAGGAAACTATAACGAGTCACTGCGTCACATGCGCGCTATGGTTGATCACTCTCAGTATAAAAGTGATGCCCTGCACTATGGGGTTCAAGCATCACTTCAGGTTCAGCGGCCAGATGTGATGTTATTGATGCTGGAAGCGGAAGAGACCAATAATCCGCAGCACCTTGCCCAGGCTCTGCCCATCCTGATGGAACAGGAAGATATTGACGGCACTCGACAAATTAGTAGAGCCTTGCTTTTTACTTATACTAGCCATCGGGACCTGGCAGGATATGCCTTCGCTTGGTCATTTGAGTCAAGTGATCCAGAGCGTGCCATAGTTGAATACCTTAAGGTTACCTACCTCCATCAGCGCTCCCCTTATGTTCGCCGTTCCTATGAGCGACTCTATGAACTTTATCAACAAACCGGACAGCCTGAGCGTGCTGCCGCATTACAAGAGCGAAAAAATCAAGGAGCCAATCAATGATCGATTCTCTTCTCCACTATTTCTCTTTGGGGGGCTTCTACATTATGACCCCCATCTTTCTGTGCAGTGTTTTTTCCATAGCTATCATTTTGGAAAAGCTATTAACTCTGCGCACAAGTCTGGTGCTCAACCCCCAGCTCATAGGAAAGATCAAGCGCTCCCTGGCAGCAGGTAATATTGACGAAGCCGCCCGATTTTGCCAGGAGAAAAACACCCCTATGACTCGCATCATTCTGGCAGGGCTTGAAACCGGAGGAGAAACGGCTCGTAATCGCATCATGGACACTGGAAAACTTGAAGCTCTGCGACTACAGCGCTACCTTACTACCTTGGGTACCATTGCTAACATATCACCACTATTTGGCCTTTTAGGCACTGTCAGTGGCATGATCAAGGTTTTCTTCACCATACAACACCAGGGCCTGGGACAGGCTCAGGCAATGGCTGGTGGCATTTCTGAAGCCTTGGTCACAACAGCTTTTGGCCTTATAGTGGCAATACCCGCCTTGGCAGCTCACAATTATTTTGAGGCCAAAGCCCAGAAACTGGTAACCCATATGGAGAAGCACGCATCTGATGTTGCGGGGATGCTATGAACTTTATACCCAAGCGACCTTCCCAGCTGATCATTAACCTCACACCTATGATTGATGTAGTGTTTCTGCTACTCATTTTTTTCATGGTAACCACTACTTTTGATCCTTCTGGTGGCGTGGACGTGAACCTGCCCAAAGGTGAAACTACAACCGAGCGCACATCGCCTCTAGAGGTAGTTATTACCCAAGATGGGGAGTACTTTTACCAAGGGGATTCGGTGGACATGTCAGCGATCGTAGAGGTTATTCGCAGTGGAAGCTATCCGTCCATTGTAATAATGGCCGATGAAGAGGCACGACATGGTAAGGTTGTGGCAATAATGGATGCTGCCAAGGCCCATGGTATTGAGCAAATATCCATCGCTACGGTAGTAGAGGAGTAGGCCTTGAGTGCCACCTTGCGCTTGCTGATTTTATTTATCATGTCTTTGGTGCTCCACGGAGTCGTCTTTTTCATGTTGCCCAGATATGAGCCTCCAGTACGCAGCGTTTCCACACCCATACAAGTAGAACTTGAGCAACATCAACGACAGCCGGCAACCCCAGAGCCTATAGCACGGGAACTACCCCAGCGCATAGAGCTTGCCGGTCGCGATGCTGATCTCCTTTCAGGACGCAAAATAGAGTTGCCAAGAGCAGAGCACCCGAATGAACAAACTCAAGAGTTTTCCGTGCATGCCACTCCGGGGCGCCTGAACATAAGCGAGAGACAGGACTCTTCACTTGAGCGTAACCGTCGCGCCATTCCACCTACTCCACCAGCAGAGCTTGGCTACGTAGATCGCCACATTCAAGAGCTCTACGCCCGACAACAAAAAAAAGATATAGTTGATGTAGTACCTGAAATGACATCCGAAACTCATGACGAAAGAGTGCAAATACTAGGAGACCTTTCCAGACGTCAAATTATTTTTATGCCCGCTTTCCCTCAGGTAAGTGCTGATTTTGCAACCACGATGGAGATTATACTCCTCGTAGAGCCTTCAGGCAGTGTTTCGCAAACCACTATTCGCCGCAGGAGTGGAAGTGAGGAACTGGACCGACACGGTGAAGAGTACGCAAGACGTATACGTTTTGAGCGTTTACCTATTACGAATACTCAGCAGGGTACTCTGATAATAGACTTCCAGGTTTTGCCTTAAGTCAGAAAAATGCACAACCCCATTGACAGTAGAGCTACACTTCTGTATAAACCTTTTTTCGTAACTGGTGTCGGGGTGTAGCGCAGTTTGGTTAGCGTACCTGTCTTGGGAACAGGGGGTCGGAGGTTCGAATCCTCTCACCCCGACCACTCGTACGGAGCGCCTGTAGCTCAGCCGGATAGAGCAACTGACTTCTAATCAGTAGGTCAGAGGTTCGAATCCTCTCAGGCGCGCCAGCTAATAACCTGAATATGGTGGCTGTAGTTCAATCGGTAGAGCACAGGATTGTGGCTCCTGTTGTTGCGGGTTCGAGCCCCGTCAGCCACCCCACTTAAAATTTAAGCCCGTACTTCTCGGTAAAGTACGGGCTTTTTCAATTGATACGACCCCCTGTTCCTATTTAACAAAAAAACAGGAACAGGGGGTCTCGTGCAGGTGGTTGCTGATATGCAGCGCGCGATTTGTCTATTCCATGATAA is a window of Desulfurispira natronophila DNA encoding:
- the map gene encoding type I methionyl aminopeptidase; the protein is MRNQSVPQIRLYSRSEIASIEKSARLAAQILQDIEPQVVPGVSTESLDQQCAEAISSAGAIAAPLNYRGFPKHICTSVNNVVCHGIPSKDEILQEGDIVNIDITVILDGYHGDTSRTFLVGDTSNSTSIFVKRVESAMLRGIEAVEAGRRFNVIGDAIEKYVKKFGYSVVREYCGHGIGENFHEEPAVLHYSAKNPLPFLENGMVFTVEPMINQNRNWRTVLDPQDRWTARTCDGALSAQFEHTIAIESGKARILSLPT
- a CDS encoding tetratricopeptide repeat protein — its product is MAKIFFAIFLITICSTASSLANDTLPPVELDRVQVGVVIKPDTIVTPLFVPQTQPPGMNIMAVELDDYTESAELMRRPLEYQVLVERPGGCLFSSRFGAAVGAAMSDEGKIRAARLHYTTGNYQQAINVLEKVGSSSAHYPISLYLQALSWKEKDNLEKSDELFGRAARSSSPEVAAESSLALAISRYNQADMEYIKMVERYIQIRSDAAMPPVPRLLHQIALYDQGDFQSSIEAARHLESTSVEPTSMYFKAHAFERVQQPEKALESYYAAYELGVDAALNHIIHLEFEDRNDEAVVKLAQERLDLVNDTIARYSTISSVRLGNQEKAKYWHGRIISAPLKAATAYDAYIASQDQSLRDHFAQSLVRHTTFEHRNEAYLLLAEHYLNTGRYQESLRQALEHIVVSSLSRENRRAYYLFTLINHNQLEQYREAQNTIAAGRDIFNPDIPHYDLWVYESAKTALLIGNLERASQLYDAVGSDSTYYPSARFHRANLLTLRERYKEAEKIYKELIELNFRPEDVRIQLAILYNNWGKFKLTLETVDESTGPGVQQRGHALLKLGRFSEAIRSYYLCRQHFHRQTEEHLECTYFQALSSFNNDDYHRAIIVLENYFDEFQASPIYRERAIRLVGDAYYNEGNYDRAQEYYQQIANERYHSGYFSSLMMQNQVEDVREYVEQHSESMSRQERQNAHVYLSRRYIELGDLDQAQEYALQVGNEDAIVGFVRHLVEHGNHQQALNVAGDHHDQFPSLRYYMGLAHYRQGNYNESLRHMRAMVDHSQYKSDALHYGVQASLQVQRPDVMLLMLEAEETNNPQHLAQALPILMEQEDIDGTRQISRALLFTYTSHRDLAGYAFAWSFESSDPERAIVEYLKVTYLHQRSPYVRRSYERLYELYQQTGQPERAAALQERKNQGANQ
- a CDS encoding MotA/TolQ/ExbB proton channel family protein, which gives rise to MIDSLLHYFSLGGFYIMTPIFLCSVFSIAIILEKLLTLRTSLVLNPQLIGKIKRSLAAGNIDEAARFCQEKNTPMTRIILAGLETGGETARNRIMDTGKLEALRLQRYLTTLGTIANISPLFGLLGTVSGMIKVFFTIQHQGLGQAQAMAGGISEALVTTAFGLIVAIPALAAHNYFEAKAQKLVTHMEKHASDVAGML
- a CDS encoding ExbD/TolR family protein — its product is MNFIPKRPSQLIINLTPMIDVVFLLLIFFMVTTTFDPSGGVDVNLPKGETTTERTSPLEVVITQDGEYFYQGDSVDMSAIVEVIRSGSYPSIVIMADEEARHGKVVAIMDAAKAHGIEQISIATVVEE